A stretch of the Panthera uncia isolate 11264 chromosome D1, Puncia_PCG_1.0, whole genome shotgun sequence genome encodes the following:
- the FANCF gene encoding Fanconi anemia group F protein: MESLLQHFERFSEVLAVSRTTHVRTWDPTTVRRALQWARYLRHVHRRFGRHVRIRMALERRLQNQWRLEGGSGSSPVPGLTNFQALERCDLLLSLRLLENRALGDAAYHYLLQELFPGPGVPDADPETLQGSLARLARRRSAVHLLRLSGYGENSVLEEDSVLKTQAELLLARLREVPKAEAEGPSRFLSILWERLPQNNFLKVIAAALLLPPSSPRPQEEELEPGTPKTLADGDQELVRWLLTKSDVMAAFCRNLPAGLLTSVAGRHPELSRVYLGLLADWARHLHYDLQKGIWIGTESQHVPWEELYGKFQSLCQAPPPLKDDVLAALESCKAKDGDFQVRGLSIWTDLLLALGCGS, from the coding sequence ATGGAATCGCTCCTGCAGCACTTTGAGCGCTTCTCCGAGGTGCTGGCGGTCTCCCGCACGACCCACGTCAGGACCTGGGACCCCACGACAGTGCGCAGGGCCTTGCAGTGGGCTCGCTACCTGCGCCACGTCCATAGGCGCTTTGGACGCCATGTCCGCATTCGCATGGCTCTGGAACGGCGGTTGCAAAACCAGTGGAGACTGGAGGGCGGCTCTGGGTCCTCTCCAGTCCCCGGGTTGACGAACTTCCAGGCCTTGGAGCGCTGTGACCTCCTGCTGTCTCTGCGCCTGCTAGAGAACCGGGCCCTGGGGGATGCCGCCTATCACTACCTGCTGCAGGAGCTCTTTCCGGGCCCTGGCGTCCCGGACGCCGACCCGGAGACGCTCCAAGGCAGCCTGGCCCGCCTCGCCCGCCGCCGATCCGCTGTCCACTTGCTGCGCCTCAGCGGCTACGGAGAGAACTCGGTGCTTGAGGAGGACTCAGTGCTGAAGACCCAGGCGGAGCTGCTGCTGGCGCGTCTGCGAGAGGTGCCGAAGGCCGAAGCCGAGGGCCCTAGCCGGTTTCTCAGCATCCTGTGGGAGCGCTTGCCTCAGAACAACTTTCTGAAGGTGATAGCGGCCGCGCTGTTGCTCCCCCCGTCGTCTCCCCGGCCCCAAGAAGAGGAGCTGGAACCGGGAACCCCCAAAACACTCGCAGACGGGGATCAGGAGCTGGTCCGTTGGCTTTTGACGAAGTCGGATGTCATGGCCGCCTTTTGCCGTAACCTCCCAGCCGGGCTTTTAACTTCGGTGGCAGGCCGCCACCCAGAGCTCTCCCGGGTCTATCTGGGTCTGCTCGCAGACTGGGCCCGACATCTGCACTACGACCTTCAGAAAGGCATTTGGATTGGAACTGAGTCCCAACATGTGCCCTGGGAGGAGTTGTATGGCAAATTTCAAAGCCTCTGTCAGGCCCCCCCACCTCTGAAAGATGACGTTCTAGCTGCCCTGGAGTCCTGTAAGGCGAAGGATGGAGATTTTCAAGTCCGTGGTCTCAGCATCTGGACAGACCTGTTGTTAGCTCTTGGGTGTGGGTCATGA